In Corynebacterium nuruki S6-4, the following proteins share a genomic window:
- a CDS encoding MFS transporter — MTRPGYSAMATRHVPTGLVVAGILLVAANLRAAITTVGPVLTGIEDDLGITSSAASFLVSLPLLTFAVVSPFVPRVAQRLGLEWIIAGGLVILAAGLVLRSVPPQALLWVGTVLIGVSIAVLNVVLPSWVKRDFPLKIGQITGAYSAVQSAFAAVAAGIAVPVGGATGMDWRLPLGMWAGLALVALGVLLPQLRRGAAPADGSAPAAAPVSAPATGPTAPRPLWRSALAWQVTAFMGLQSTNFYILVTWLATIETDAGISETAAGTHQFLLNGFGILGSIVCSALIARLRDQRVLGMVVGVTLMIATLGILLAPGVTVIWSIFAGIGGGAGIVLALSLFGLRTTDHTRAASLSGMAQSVGYLLAAAGPVAVGALHDATDSWTPALIVLLVIEVLLVLSGYLAGRDRTVD, encoded by the coding sequence ATGACCCGCCCCGGTTACAGCGCCATGGCCACCAGACATGTCCCCACCGGACTCGTCGTCGCCGGCATCCTGCTCGTCGCGGCGAACCTCCGTGCCGCCATCACCACCGTCGGCCCGGTCCTCACCGGCATCGAGGACGACCTCGGCATCACCTCCTCGGCGGCGTCCTTCCTCGTCAGCCTCCCGCTGCTGACCTTCGCCGTCGTCTCCCCGTTCGTCCCGCGGGTGGCGCAACGCCTCGGCCTCGAATGGATCATCGCCGGCGGACTCGTCATCCTCGCCGCAGGTCTCGTCCTGCGGTCGGTGCCGCCGCAGGCGCTGCTGTGGGTCGGCACCGTCCTCATCGGTGTGTCGATCGCGGTGCTCAATGTGGTGCTCCCGTCGTGGGTGAAGCGCGACTTTCCGCTGAAGATCGGCCAGATCACCGGCGCCTACTCCGCCGTGCAGTCCGCCTTCGCCGCCGTCGCCGCCGGGATCGCCGTCCCGGTCGGCGGGGCGACCGGCATGGACTGGCGGCTGCCGCTGGGGATGTGGGCGGGCCTGGCCCTGGTCGCCCTGGGCGTCCTGCTGCCGCAGCTGCGCCGGGGAGCGGCGCCGGCCGACGGCAGTGCCCCTGCCGCTGCCCCTGTCTCTGCCCCGGCGACCGGGCCGACCGCGCCCCGCCCGCTGTGGCGCAGTGCGCTGGCCTGGCAGGTCACCGCATTCATGGGTCTGCAGTCGACGAACTTCTACATCCTCGTCACCTGGCTCGCGACGATCGAGACGGACGCCGGGATCAGTGAGACCGCCGCCGGAACCCACCAGTTCCTCCTCAACGGCTTCGGCATCCTGGGCAGCATCGTCTGTTCCGCACTCATCGCCCGGCTCCGTGACCAGCGTGTCCTCGGGATGGTGGTCGGTGTGACACTGATGATCGCCACGCTCGGCATCCTCCTCGCCCCGGGCGTGACCGTGATCTGGTCGATCTTCGCCGGGATCGGCGGCGGTGCGGGCATCGTGCTCGCCCTGTCCCTGTTCGGGCTGCGGACCACCGACCACACCCGTGCCGCCTCGCTGTCCGGGATGGCCCAGTCGGTCGGCTACCTGCTGGCCGCCGCGGGCCCGGTCGCCGTCGGCGCACTGCACGATGCCACGGACTCCTGGACGCCTGCCCTCATCGTCCTGCTGGTCATCGAGGTGCTGCTCGTCCTCTCCGGGTACCTCGCCGGCCGCGACCGGACGGTCGACTGA
- a CDS encoding FadR/GntR family transcriptional regulator: protein MPKIEPPPSRSERVADQLRDRIAAGEFPVGALIPTEKDLAEETGVSRNCVREAVHALVHAGMLASRAGYGTYVTDTSDLAPTLARHIDREREQDVAEVRAILEREGARLAARHAGADQITALRGALAARTDATADITFHRTLMAASGNALLAELYRGVGGNELALETCGTAGESPEMAAAHADIVTAVAAGDEAAAAAAADRLTDLVAVVSARADLPEEDA from the coding sequence ATGCCGAAGATCGAACCCCCGCCGTCCCGGTCGGAACGCGTCGCCGACCAGCTCCGAGACCGGATCGCCGCCGGCGAATTCCCGGTCGGCGCCCTCATCCCCACCGAGAAGGACCTCGCCGAGGAGACCGGGGTGAGCCGCAACTGCGTCCGCGAGGCGGTGCACGCCCTCGTCCACGCCGGCATGCTCGCCTCCCGTGCCGGCTACGGCACCTACGTCACCGACACCAGCGACCTCGCCCCGACCCTCGCCCGCCACATCGACCGGGAACGGGAACAGGATGTCGCCGAGGTCCGCGCGATCCTGGAACGCGAAGGCGCCCGGCTCGCCGCCCGGCACGCCGGCGCCGACCAGATCACCGCCCTGCGCGGAGCCCTGGCCGCCCGGACCGACGCCACCGCGGACATCACCTTCCACCGGACACTCATGGCGGCGTCCGGCAATGCGCTGCTCGCGGAGCTCTACCGGGGTGTCGGCGGCAATGAACTGGCACTGGAGACCTGCGGCACCGCCGGAGAAAGCCCCGAGATGGCTGCCGCCCACGCCGATATCGTCACCGCGGTCGCCGCCGGTGACGAAGCAGCCGCAGCCGCCGCCGCGGACCGGCTGACCGACCTGGTCGCCGTGGTCTCCGCCCGCGCCGACCTGCCGGAGGAGGACGCATGA
- a CDS encoding phosphatase PAP2 family protein: MGNHTRTAAPTVRPSAPALPTTPVTPVLPPAALGRRLLRTAVILVILAVLAWPVRTVVHRVIAEGFADSPLAGPAGFIADKGLLVIVAVAAVTAVWTFRRDRAALLRLLCGGVGVVLAYLTSELVKMVVTENRPCAGGDVTTVLACPTGGDWSWPSNHSVIAAAIATVCILALPWQRWFVATVCTLAGVEAFSRVAAGVHYAHDALSGLALGLVVVTLTVIVLVPRVAPVVDRMTRRRQTSPQYYE; this comes from the coding sequence ATGGGGAATCACACTCGTACCGCCGCACCGACTGTCCGGCCGTCCGCCCCGGCGCTGCCGACAACGCCGGTGACACCGGTTCTGCCGCCGGCCGCGCTCGGCCGCCGGCTGCTGCGCACGGCGGTCATCCTCGTCATCCTGGCGGTGCTGGCCTGGCCGGTCCGCACCGTCGTGCACCGCGTGATCGCGGAAGGCTTCGCGGATTCACCGCTGGCCGGGCCGGCCGGGTTCATCGCGGACAAGGGGTTGCTCGTCATCGTCGCCGTCGCGGCGGTCACCGCGGTGTGGACGTTCCGCCGGGACCGGGCGGCACTGCTCCGCCTGCTCTGCGGCGGGGTCGGGGTGGTCCTCGCGTACCTGACCAGTGAACTGGTGAAGATGGTGGTCACCGAGAACCGGCCGTGTGCCGGCGGGGACGTGACCACCGTGCTGGCCTGCCCGACCGGTGGCGACTGGTCGTGGCCGTCGAACCACTCGGTCATCGCGGCGGCGATCGCGACCGTCTGCATCCTTGCGCTGCCGTGGCAGCGGTGGTTCGTCGCGACGGTGTGCACCCTCGCCGGGGTGGAGGCGTTCAGCCGGGTCGCTGCGGGCGTGCACTACGCGCATGACGCACTGTCCGGGCTCGCGCTGGGGCTGGTGGTCGTCACCCTGACGGTGATCGTCCTCGTGCCGCGTGTGGCACCGGTGGTGGACCGGATGACGCGGCGGAGACAGACGTCGCCGCAGTACTACGAGTAG
- a CDS encoding PaaI family thioesterase: MWQIELGELDEKMGVRILEESPERVVATMPVDGNRQSLGLLHGGAMVALAEAVGSWAALKHASTLGKAVVGVDINATHHASGRAGSVTATASAIRLGRTVCSHEVVITDDAGRRLCTARITNMVVEWSAG; the protein is encoded by the coding sequence ATGTGGCAGATCGAACTGGGGGAACTGGACGAGAAGATGGGCGTCAGGATCCTGGAGGAGAGTCCGGAGCGGGTCGTGGCGACGATGCCGGTCGACGGCAACCGGCAGTCACTCGGGCTGCTCCACGGCGGGGCGATGGTCGCACTGGCCGAGGCGGTCGGGTCCTGGGCGGCGCTGAAGCACGCCTCCACACTGGGGAAGGCCGTGGTCGGGGTGGACATCAACGCCACCCACCACGCCTCCGGACGCGCCGGGTCGGTCACTGCCACCGCGTCCGCGATCCGGCTGGGACGCACCGTCTGCTCCCACGAGGTCGTCATCACCGACGATGCCGGACGCCGCCTCTGCACCGCACGGATCACGAACATGGTGGTGGAGTGGTCAGCGGGGTAG